A genomic region of Catalinimonas niigatensis contains the following coding sequences:
- a CDS encoding glycosyltransferase family 2 protein, which yields MIMEGQHISNSKVSIIIPVYNRVDLIEECIQSIKKQTYANFEVIVVDDGSTDGSYEYIQKVSQQDNRIKALRRDRLPKGAPTCRNMGISKAEGEYIIFLDSDDLLAPFCLEQRLSYFQQHSEYDFLVFSMLLFKEKAGDMNLLWNIDRKEDDLLRFLRSDSVWSITGPIHKKKSIEAIGGFDESLPFWQDLDLHVRMLIRGANYKKMMHLPPDCFNRRHNFDSISHKGSSQLNKLKTKEKIFKKIVNELRTHKVMKKEYDHQVVAMFFGFSYEWIKSHRHICNALELWNDVFKEKLVGSRNFTLGYICLVLKDIALSTNSKFLHLLHQAIKLMLPRLYWKKETFLSKVRYKAEIKTNP from the coding sequence ATGATTATGGAAGGCCAGCATATATCTAATTCAAAAGTATCGATTATTATTCCAGTGTATAACCGAGTAGACTTGATAGAAGAATGTATTCAATCCATCAAGAAACAAACATATGCGAATTTTGAGGTCATTGTCGTTGACGACGGTTCTACGGATGGTTCGTATGAGTATATTCAAAAAGTATCCCAGCAGGATAATAGGATAAAGGCCCTTCGCAGGGATAGACTTCCAAAAGGAGCTCCTACTTGTCGTAACATGGGAATTTCAAAAGCAGAAGGCGAATACATTATATTTTTAGACTCAGATGATCTTTTAGCTCCATTTTGCCTTGAGCAACGCCTGTCTTACTTTCAGCAGCATAGTGAATACGATTTTCTGGTCTTCTCTATGCTGTTATTTAAGGAAAAAGCAGGAGACATGAACTTGCTGTGGAATATAGATCGTAAAGAAGACGACTTGTTAAGATTTCTGAGAAGTGATAGTGTTTGGTCAATCACAGGACCTATTCATAAGAAGAAATCCATAGAAGCCATTGGAGGATTTGATGAGTCTCTTCCTTTCTGGCAAGACCTTGATCTGCATGTCAGGATGTTAATCCGAGGAGCAAACTATAAGAAAATGATGCATTTACCTCCTGACTGTTTTAACCGCAGACATAATTTTGACTCAATAAGTCATAAGGGAAGTTCTCAGTTGAATAAGCTTAAAACGAAAGAAAAAATATTTAAAAAAATAGTCAATGAACTAAGAACCCACAAGGTGATGAAAAAAGAATATGATCACCAAGTAGTAGCTATGTTTTTTGGGTTTTCTTACGAGTGGATAAAAAGTCACAGACATATTTGCAATGCCTTAGAACTTTGGAATGATGTGTTTAAAGAAAAATTAGTAGGGAGTAGAAACTTTACCTTAGGGTACATATGCTTGGTGCTTAAAGACATCGCATTAAGCACAAATAGTAAGTTTCTGCATTTGTTACATCAGGCTATTAAATTAATGCTCCCCCGGCTTTACTGGAAAAAAGAAACTTTTTTGTCTAAAGTGAGATATAAAGCAGAAATCAAGACTAATCCATGA
- a CDS encoding glycosyltransferase family 2 protein produces the protein MKDSSKVSVIIPNYNHAQYLPQRIESVLQQTYQNIEVIILDDFSTDNSKDIINEYAKKDTRIRTHFNEVNSGTTFKQWNRGIQMAKGSYIWIAESDDFADVKFVETVIQPLERDSRIGLSYCMSYIVNKKGEVVGDMLPREFIKLDYTRWQQNYINNGQHECENYMIHKNVIPNASALLFRKDKFLMAGGAPEYLRLSGDWLTYIKMLKYSDIAFNSSCLNYYRVHDKTVRASRSNKHLNVVWEKCNVLSYLADNFNIRSEDLRYEAFSLFKGFFSHKENLRASYQEKEKFKFLMHFIRTYTNPSLLVKDIMLFGVSKITRKF, from the coding sequence ATGAAGGATTCCTCTAAAGTATCCGTTATAATTCCAAATTATAATCACGCTCAGTACCTGCCCCAGCGTATAGAGTCCGTTTTACAGCAAACTTATCAGAACATTGAGGTTATCATTCTTGATGATTTTTCAACTGACAATAGTAAGGACATCATCAACGAATATGCTAAAAAAGATACGCGTATCAGGACCCATTTCAATGAGGTAAATAGTGGCACCACTTTTAAACAGTGGAATAGGGGAATTCAAATGGCCAAAGGTAGTTACATCTGGATAGCAGAAAGTGATGATTTTGCTGACGTCAAATTTGTTGAAACAGTGATACAACCTTTAGAAAGAGATTCGCGAATTGGCCTCTCTTATTGTATGTCTTATATTGTTAATAAAAAGGGTGAGGTAGTAGGAGATATGTTACCGCGTGAATTCATCAAGTTAGATTATACCAGATGGCAACAGAATTATATCAATAATGGACAACACGAATGTGAGAACTATATGATTCACAAGAATGTGATTCCCAATGCCAGTGCTTTGCTATTCAGAAAAGATAAATTTTTAATGGCGGGAGGTGCACCGGAGTATCTTAGGTTATCAGGCGATTGGCTTACTTATATCAAAATGCTTAAATATTCAGATATAGCTTTTAACAGCAGTTGTTTAAACTATTATCGCGTACACGATAAGACAGTAAGAGCCAGTCGTTCCAATAAGCATCTGAATGTGGTTTGGGAGAAATGTAACGTACTTTCCTATCTAGCGGATAATTTTAATATCCGATCAGAAGATTTACGGTATGAAGCTTTTAGTTTATTTAAAGGTTTTTTCTCACACAAAGAGAATCTAAGAGCTAGTTATCAGGAGAAAGAGAAATTCAAATTCCTGATGCATTTTATCAGAACATATACAAACCCATCTCTTTTGGTAAAGGACATTATGCTGTTTGGTGTGAGTAAAATTACTCGTAAATTTTAA
- the asnB gene encoding asparagine synthase (glutamine-hydrolyzing): protein MCGIAGFYDVSKQTNSTTLQQITECLHHRGPDDTGYFFDHKNDHHIGLGHKRLSIIDISHSGHQPMHFKQLTIVFNGEVYNYLSIKEELVKEGYTFHSGSDTEVVLKAFHRWGEDAIAKFNGMFAIGLYDADTGELLLIRDRMGVKPLYYFYDGTNIVFSSELKSIIKYPGFNKELDLNSLYTFLYHGYITSPRSIFKNVYKVKPGAYIKFKRGKLQHFNYWDLKRKFTECSKASITDEGYALERLNELIIASIKYRMISDVPLGSFLSGGYDSSLVTAVMQHVSDQPVKTFTIGFHEKEYNEAGHAKKVAEYLKTDHHEEFLSINEAKQLIFELPKHFDEPFADKSALPTLMVSRFARQSVTVALSGDGGDELFCGYERYERITKYEKARRLGLISDRLFSNEIIKKKLSQAGNVFNKLPYLAKLNSIINIDYLLSKYYIDGLILHKNFSIEDQYLQVSEEITNNLQEGSMLLDMLTYLPDDIMAKVDRASMAASLESREPLLDYQLVEFSFSLSHELKYKDKEKKYLLKKLTHKYIPHKLLDRPKMGFGIPIYDWLRGEMSYLLDKYLAPDRLKEQGIFDDMQIQDVVNKFKMEQRGGKYSKLTWHLLMFQIWYEYYCE from the coding sequence ATGTGCGGTATTGCTGGCTTTTATGATGTCTCTAAACAAACCAATAGTACAACCTTACAACAAATTACTGAATGCTTACATCACAGAGGGCCTGACGATACAGGTTATTTTTTTGATCATAAAAATGACCACCACATAGGACTTGGGCATAAGAGATTATCCATTATTGATATTTCTCATTCTGGTCATCAGCCTATGCATTTTAAGCAGCTAACCATTGTCTTCAATGGGGAAGTGTATAATTATCTTTCAATTAAAGAGGAATTGGTCAAAGAGGGTTATACATTTCACTCTGGCAGTGATACTGAAGTGGTCTTGAAGGCCTTTCATAGATGGGGCGAAGATGCCATAGCTAAATTTAATGGCATGTTCGCAATTGGGCTCTATGATGCTGACACCGGCGAACTTTTATTGATACGGGACAGGATGGGAGTAAAGCCTTTGTATTACTTTTATGATGGGACAAATATTGTCTTCTCATCTGAATTAAAGTCTATTATTAAGTACCCTGGATTTAATAAAGAACTCGATCTGAATTCCCTTTATACCTTTCTATATCATGGTTATATCACTTCCCCACGATCAATTTTTAAAAATGTATATAAAGTAAAGCCAGGAGCTTACATAAAATTTAAAAGGGGAAAACTTCAACATTTTAATTACTGGGACCTTAAGAGGAAATTCACTGAATGCAGTAAAGCTAGTATTACCGATGAGGGGTACGCTTTAGAACGTCTCAACGAGCTTATAATAGCGTCTATAAAGTATCGTATGATCTCTGATGTACCTTTGGGTTCTTTTTTAAGTGGTGGCTATGATTCCTCTTTGGTTACCGCCGTCATGCAACATGTATCTGATCAGCCAGTGAAAACCTTCACCATTGGATTTCATGAAAAAGAATATAATGAAGCAGGACATGCTAAAAAAGTAGCAGAGTATCTAAAAACAGATCATCATGAGGAATTTTTATCAATAAATGAGGCTAAACAATTGATTTTTGAATTGCCAAAGCATTTTGATGAGCCTTTCGCTGACAAATCCGCATTACCTACCCTAATGGTAAGCCGGTTTGCCAGACAAAGTGTAACAGTAGCGCTATCAGGTGATGGAGGAGATGAACTGTTTTGTGGGTATGAAAGGTATGAACGAATTACGAAATATGAAAAAGCACGTCGCTTAGGGTTAATTTCAGATAGGTTATTCTCTAATGAAATTATCAAGAAAAAGCTATCTCAGGCAGGCAACGTATTCAATAAGTTGCCTTATTTAGCTAAGCTAAACTCTATTATAAATATAGATTATTTGCTTTCAAAATATTACATAGATGGCTTGATTCTCCATAAGAATTTCTCCATCGAAGATCAGTATCTTCAGGTTTCGGAGGAAATTACAAATAATTTGCAAGAAGGATCTATGTTGCTTGACATGCTTACCTATCTCCCTGACGATATTATGGCCAAAGTAGACAGAGCGTCAATGGCAGCAAGTTTAGAAAGCAGGGAACCATTGTTAGATTATCAGCTCGTAGAATTCAGTTTCAGTTTATCGCACGAGTTAAAATACAAGGACAAAGAAAAAAAATATTTGCTCAAAAAACTCACACACAAATACATACCTCATAAACTTCTTGATAGGCCAAAGATGGGATTTGGAATTCCGATATATGATTGGCTTAGAGGCGAAATGTCTTATTTACTAGATAAATATCTTGCTCCTGATCGCTTAAAAGAGCAGGGTATTTTTGATGATATGCAAATACAGGATGTAGTAAATAAATTTAAAATGGAGCAAAGAGGAGGGAAATATTCAAAACTCACTTGGCATTTGCTTATGTTTCAAATATGGTATGAGTATTATTGTGAATAG
- a CDS encoding pectate lyase family protein, producing MLTFTRALVLLYLTFTYSLAQIPSFPGAEGFGSTTIGGRGGKVIKVTNLNDNGPGSLRAALKEKGPRIIIFTTGGIIDLENKLIVQEPFVTIAGQTAPGSGICIRGEGIEIDTHDVIIRYLRVRPGDIDFGPTNVWNHVDAISIGGPSQNTYNVVIDHCSFSWSVDENMDFWYNTHDVTVQNSIISEALNRSKHPKGEHGMGILVGGGATKISMHHNLIAHNPQRSPRLNSDKLEFDFINNIIYNPGGSSTDIGDTYHKLNYQHINYIGNYIIMGKNTQRASEIIARRFKDQIPPLSIYIENNIGFRNYPDNWTMLKDLYGQPIEESVRATEPFPFPPVEILSPQTAYEIVLSHAGVTRPFRDPVDRKIINDVRNNLGETVNVKDHVLQWPPLDVGYPPLDSDDDGMPDAWEESYQLNPNSKDDAQDYDNDGYTNIEEYLNNTNPLVKQSGITPLSFFNISPLHDDSLPFIPFELEQNYPNPFQKDTKINFSISEASFVSLSVVNSQGMKIATLLDRFLYEGNYEVVWDGMGFDPNIYFLILTSDGRSRLIKSILINN from the coding sequence ATGTTAACTTTTACCCGAGCTTTAGTCCTACTGTATTTAACATTTACTTATTCACTTGCACAAATCCCCTCTTTTCCTGGCGCTGAAGGTTTTGGTTCTACCACTATTGGAGGGAGAGGTGGTAAAGTTATTAAAGTAACTAATTTGAATGATAACGGCCCGGGTAGCCTGCGTGCTGCATTGAAAGAGAAAGGGCCAAGAATTATTATTTTTACTACAGGTGGTATTATTGATTTAGAGAACAAATTGATAGTACAAGAGCCGTTTGTAACTATAGCAGGACAAACAGCTCCGGGAAGTGGAATCTGCATTCGCGGAGAAGGAATAGAAATTGATACCCACGATGTAATAATAAGATATCTGAGAGTTCGCCCTGGAGACATTGACTTTGGACCTACCAATGTTTGGAACCATGTGGATGCTATTTCTATCGGTGGCCCCAGTCAAAATACATATAACGTTGTTATCGATCATTGTTCTTTTAGTTGGTCAGTAGATGAAAACATGGATTTCTGGTATAATACACATGACGTCACTGTTCAGAACTCCATTATTTCAGAAGCATTGAACCGTAGTAAGCATCCTAAAGGGGAGCATGGGATGGGTATTTTGGTTGGAGGAGGTGCTACAAAGATCTCCATGCATCACAACCTCATTGCTCATAATCCGCAACGTAGTCCGAGACTTAACAGTGATAAGCTGGAATTTGATTTTATCAATAATATCATTTATAACCCTGGTGGAAGTTCTACTGACATTGGAGATACATATCATAAACTCAACTACCAGCATATTAACTACATAGGAAATTACATAATAATGGGAAAAAATACGCAACGGGCTAGTGAAATTATAGCTCGCCGCTTCAAAGACCAAATTCCTCCTCTAAGCATATACATTGAAAACAATATAGGATTTAGGAATTATCCTGATAACTGGACAATGTTAAAAGATTTATATGGTCAACCTATTGAAGAATCTGTAAGGGCAACCGAACCTTTTCCTTTTCCACCGGTGGAAATCTTGAGCCCCCAGACTGCTTATGAAATAGTATTGTCTCATGCTGGAGTTACCAGACCATTTCGTGATCCTGTTGATCGGAAAATCATTAACGATGTCAGAAATAACCTCGGTGAAACTGTTAATGTTAAAGACCATGTGCTACAGTGGCCCCCTTTAGATGTAGGATATCCTCCTCTAGATTCAGATGATGATGGTATGCCTGATGCGTGGGAAGAGTCTTATCAACTAAATCCAAACAGTAAGGATGATGCACAAGATTATGACAATGATGGCTATACAAACATCGAGGAATATCTTAACAATACTAATCCCCTCGTTAAGCAATCAGGTATTACCCCCTTAAGTTTTTTTAATATTAGCCCCTTACATGATGACTCTCTACCCTTTATCCCTTTTGAGTTAGAACAAAATTATCCTAATCCTTTTCAGAAAGATACTAAAATAAACTTTTCTATTTCAGAGGCTTCTTTTGTAAGCTTAAGTGTTGTCAATAGTCAAGGGATGAAAATTGCTACACTTTTAGATAGATTTTTATACGAAGGCAATTATGAGGTCGTTTGGGATGGTATGGGTTTTGATCCAAACATTTACTTTTTGATATTAACTAGTGACGGTAGATCTAGGCTTATTAAATCCATATTGATTAACAATTAA
- a CDS encoding glycosyltransferase family 4 protein, with the protein MPIHVLIISPALAKGGMERQLSIFLKNYDRNRIKVTLALLENNIKYDLPDDIEVIQLNRRFSGDPLFYIHLIRHLLKRDYDLINSKISGVNELIFLFCGLLGKEHVIAEVRNTGVALKKYHQRMASLLKIFRKDWWVVCNSKLAKAEVSQILPPDTRVFFIGNGIDTHSFYKLPAKQEATSFKIGYAGRITKQKNLETLIHAVAKLSDSVPDVNLLLQGTSPNEEYLTQLHTLVKDLHMQKNIFFFEQNEIPLLQYYNNLDLFVLPSFFEGTPNALLEAMSCGCVCVCSKEANTDSFLEGTYTFEASSIKGLVNRLCTFADMSSAQKQLISERNQNFVRSNYSMDNMVNQLTSLYEQKMSGA; encoded by the coding sequence ATGCCTATCCATGTATTGATCATTTCTCCTGCGCTAGCAAAGGGCGGCATGGAAAGGCAGCTGAGTATTTTTCTAAAAAATTATGATAGAAACCGAATAAAAGTTACCCTCGCGCTTTTAGAAAATAACATTAAATATGATTTACCCGATGATATTGAGGTAATTCAGCTTAACAGAAGATTTTCTGGTGATCCACTTTTCTATATCCATTTAATCAGACATTTGCTTAAGAGAGATTATGATTTGATCAATAGTAAAATTAGTGGTGTAAATGAACTGATATTTTTATTCTGTGGTCTTCTGGGTAAGGAGCATGTCATTGCCGAAGTAAGAAATACAGGAGTCGCCTTAAAGAAGTATCATCAACGCATGGCTTCGCTTCTTAAAATATTTAGAAAAGATTGGTGGGTTGTATGCAACAGCAAACTTGCAAAAGCAGAAGTAAGCCAAATTTTACCTCCTGATACAAGAGTGTTTTTTATAGGGAATGGCATCGACACTCACAGCTTTTATAAACTGCCTGCAAAACAAGAAGCAACATCTTTTAAAATTGGTTATGCGGGGCGTATAACTAAACAAAAAAATTTAGAAACCCTTATTCATGCTGTAGCTAAACTGTCCGATTCAGTGCCAGATGTAAATCTCTTGCTACAGGGAACATCTCCCAATGAAGAGTATTTGACTCAGTTACACACCTTGGTGAAAGACTTACATATGCAGAAAAACATCTTCTTCTTTGAACAAAATGAAATCCCACTACTTCAATATTATAATAACTTAGATCTATTTGTACTTCCTTCTTTTTTTGAAGGTACTCCCAATGCTCTACTGGAAGCCATGAGTTGTGGCTGTGTTTGTGTATGTTCCAAAGAAGCAAATACGGATTCCTTTTTGGAAGGCACCTACACATTTGAAGCCTCTTCTATAAAAGGTTTGGTCAATAGACTTTGTACTTTCGCAGACATGTCGTCCGCCCAAAAACAACTCATTAGCGAAAGGAATCAGAATTTTGTCAGATCAAATTATAGTATGGATAACATGGTCAATCAATTGACTTCATTGTATGAACAAAAAATGTCTGGCGCTTAA
- a CDS encoding glycosyltransferase: protein MKDPQRVKVLFIIPNLDRGGSEKVFYHILKYIDKQKFDITAAVVTRPGIYYDLLPENIHKELLGAKKVKYSFLPIIRLIRTYQPDIIFTFNVNHLNLIIIPLLKLLFYRGKLITRESNIMSVVNAKKGKLKPFVDFAYRLLYKRVDTVICQSKYMKQDLLEKYNIRHSQITLINNPFIFEDIINSSNADKLRLSPSTYNLLAVGRLTYQKGFDLLIKALTYVKVDFHLTIIGGETFEHPEYKEHLYALVDQLRLSDKVTFQGFEKNPYPFMKQANVLVLPSRHEGFPNVALEAMALGKSVIAFASPGGQNDLIVNGKNGWLVEFGNLEELAQVISRQAHTTLDEQTIINIVKNDYDISSVIRKYEKLLSSIVNPK, encoded by the coding sequence ATGAAAGACCCTCAAAGAGTCAAAGTGCTGTTTATCATTCCAAATTTGGATAGGGGAGGATCAGAAAAGGTCTTTTACCATATTTTGAAATATATTGATAAACAGAAATTTGATATCACTGCCGCTGTAGTTACCCGTCCAGGGATCTATTATGACCTTCTACCGGAAAATATCCACAAAGAATTACTGGGTGCAAAAAAAGTAAAATACTCCTTCTTGCCCATCATCCGCCTCATAAGAACTTACCAACCCGATATTATTTTTACCTTCAACGTAAATCACCTAAACCTCATCATTATTCCTCTGCTTAAACTTCTTTTCTATAGAGGAAAACTTATCACACGTGAATCAAATATAATGAGTGTAGTAAATGCCAAAAAAGGCAAACTGAAACCATTTGTTGACTTTGCTTACAGGCTTCTTTATAAGAGAGTGGATACTGTGATTTGTCAGTCAAAATACATGAAGCAAGATCTTCTGGAGAAGTATAACATACGTCATTCACAAATTACCCTCATCAATAATCCTTTCATTTTTGAAGACATCATTAATTCCTCAAATGCCGATAAACTGCGCTTATCTCCTAGCACTTATAATTTGTTGGCAGTAGGGCGCCTCACCTATCAAAAAGGCTTCGATCTACTCATAAAGGCTTTGACTTACGTAAAAGTTGATTTTCATTTAACAATTATTGGCGGCGAGACGTTCGAACATCCTGAATATAAAGAGCATCTCTATGCTTTGGTTGATCAGTTAAGATTGTCAGATAAAGTTACTTTTCAGGGCTTTGAAAAAAACCCCTATCCTTTTATGAAGCAGGCTAATGTACTAGTACTGCCATCAAGACATGAAGGATTCCCTAATGTAGCACTGGAAGCCATGGCTTTAGGTAAATCAGTAATTGCATTTGCCTCTCCCGGAGGACAAAATGACCTTATTGTCAATGGTAAAAATGGATGGCTTGTTGAATTCGGCAACTTAGAAGAGTTAGCACAGGTGATTAGCAGGCAGGCACATACCACACTTGACGAACAGACAATTATTAATATAGTGAAAAATGATTATGATATTTCTTCTGTTATTCGGAAGTATGAAAAGCTGCTAAGCTCCATAGTTAATCCTAAATAA
- a CDS encoding glycosyltransferase family 4 protein, with the protein MKKRVLFVAPFPPPVHGAALRNQSVADSRIINEAFEMRIFHANQASDVHDIGKFSWKKVIRTFTDVFKLINDLISFKPHLVYFNISLFGFALYRDAIYAFIFKVFRKKLLYHLRTQGVREQTEKNSFKKSLFSYLFHNVEVICLSQALFQDIAPVYKAVPYIINNGIAIEKISIKAPVINASPQILFLSNFSIKKGINELFLALQLLKHEKLNFHAIIVGKPFDYTEEELRAKAKLLEIDAMVDIKGPLYGEKKLEIFSSSDIFVLPTYFEAFPGVVLEAMQFGLPVVSTKEGAIPEIVDDKITGILTETQNVKNLAEALATLIKDEKLRAAMGEKGKKKFFENYTLEAFEKNMVQVFSKVLDDE; encoded by the coding sequence TTGAAAAAGAGAGTTTTGTTTGTTGCCCCCTTTCCTCCTCCAGTTCATGGGGCTGCACTTAGAAATCAATCAGTGGCAGATAGTAGGATCATCAATGAGGCTTTTGAGATGCGAATTTTTCACGCCAACCAGGCCAGTGATGTTCATGATATTGGGAAATTCTCATGGAAAAAAGTCATTAGGACATTTACAGATGTTTTTAAATTAATTAATGATCTCATAAGCTTTAAACCCCATCTAGTTTATTTTAACATTTCTTTGTTCGGTTTTGCGCTTTATCGTGATGCTATTTATGCTTTTATCTTCAAGGTATTTAGGAAAAAACTACTCTACCATTTACGCACGCAGGGCGTAAGGGAACAAACAGAAAAAAACAGTTTTAAAAAAAGCCTGTTTTCTTACCTTTTTCATAATGTAGAGGTGATCTGTTTATCCCAGGCGTTATTCCAAGATATAGCGCCAGTGTATAAAGCCGTTCCCTATATCATTAACAATGGGATTGCTATTGAAAAGATTAGCATCAAAGCACCTGTTATAAATGCCTCCCCACAAATTCTCTTTCTCTCCAATTTTAGCATCAAAAAAGGAATCAATGAACTGTTTTTGGCATTACAACTACTAAAGCATGAGAAACTTAATTTTCATGCTATCATAGTAGGTAAACCATTTGATTATACAGAGGAAGAGCTAAGAGCTAAAGCAAAGCTGTTAGAGATAGATGCAATGGTTGACATAAAAGGCCCTTTGTATGGAGAAAAGAAGTTAGAGATTTTCTCTTCTTCTGATATTTTTGTATTACCTACATACTTTGAGGCATTTCCTGGTGTTGTACTGGAAGCAATGCAGTTTGGCTTACCTGTAGTGAGTACAAAAGAGGGTGCAATTCCTGAGATTGTTGATGATAAAATTACGGGTATTTTAACTGAGACACAAAATGTGAAGAACTTAGCAGAGGCTCTGGCCACTTTGATCAAGGATGAAAAGCTTCGTGCAGCAATGGGAGAGAAAGGCAAAAAGAAGTTTTTTGAAAATTATACATTAGAGGCATTTGAAAAAAACATGGTTCAGGTATTTTCTAAAGTTTTAGATGATGAATAG